Proteins encoded together in one Microcebus murinus isolate Inina chromosome 18, M.murinus_Inina_mat1.0, whole genome shotgun sequence window:
- the SMIM5 gene encoding small integral membrane protein 5: MAATNFVQEMRFVGERLLLKLQRLPQADPVEIVAFSVILLFTATVLMLLLIACGCCCTHCCCPERRSRKIEVQPTTPA; encoded by the exons ATGGCAGCCACCAACTTCGTGCAGGAGATGCGCTTTGTGGGCGAGAGGCTGCTGCTCAAGCTACAGAGGCTCCCCCAGGCCGACCCCGTGGAGATCGTGGCCTTCTCGGTCATCCTCCTTTTCACAG CCACGGTTCTGATGCTGCTGCTGATAGCCTGCGGCTGCTGCTGCACTCATTGCTGCTGCCCcgagaggaggagcaggaagatCGAAGTGCAGCCCACGACCCCAGCATGA
- the RECQL5 gene encoding ATP-dependent DNA helicase Q5 isoform X3, which translates to MNICPSSFPFDPERRVQTTLKKVFGFDSFKTPLQKSATMAVVKGDKDIFVCMPTGAGKSLCYQLPALLVKGITLVISPLIALIQDQVDHLLALKVQVRSLNSKLSAQERKELLSDLEQEKPQTRLLYITPEMAASASFQPTLNSLVSRHLLSYLVVDEAHCVSQWGHDFRPDYLRLGALRSRLRHTPCVALTATATPQVQEDVFAALHLKQPVATFKTPCFRANLFYDVQFKELISDLYGNLRDFCLKALGQKTDKGLLSGCGIVYCRTRETCEQLAIELSCRGVNAKAYHAGLKASERTLVQNEWMEEKVPVIVATISFGMGVDKANVRFVAHWNIAKSMAGYYQESGRAGRDGKPSWCRLYYSRNDRDQVSFLIRKEVSKLREKRGNKASDKATLLAFDALVTFCEELGPSLAPFIPGLASGRLLGTGPSTAHHPSSMSEDVGKSLGFSQQTAAFFP; encoded by the exons ATGAACAtctgcccttcctcctttccttttgaCCCTGAGCGGCGAGTCCAGACCACGTTGAAGAAGGTCTTTGGGTTTGACTCTTTTAAGACGCCTCTACAGAAGAGTGCGACCATGGCTGTAGTAAAAG GGGACAAGGATATCTTTGTGTGCATGCCCACGGGGGCAGGAAAATCCCTCTGCTATCAGCTTCCTGCACTGTTGGTCAAAGGCATCACCCTTGTAATCTCACCTCTCATTGCTTTGATTCAG GACCAAGTGGACcacttgctggctttgaaggtacAAGTGCGTTCCCTGAACTCGAAGCTCTCAGCACAGGAGAGGAAGGAGCTGCTCTCTGACCTGGAGCaagaaaagccccagaccagGCTTCTGTACATTACCCCAGAGATGGCGGCATCAGCCTCCTTCCAACCCACCCTGAACTCCCTGGTATCCCGCCACCTGCTCTCTTATTTGGTTGTGGATGAAGCTCATTGTGTTTCCCAGTGGGGACATGACTTCCGTCCTGACTACTTGCGTTTGGGTGCCCTGCGCTCCCGCCTGAGACATACCCCATGTGTGGCTTTGACTGCCACAGCCACCCCGCAGGTCCAAGAGGACGTGTTTGCTGCCCTGCACCTAAAGCAGCCAGTTGCCACGTTCAAGACTCCCTGCTTCCGGGCCAACCTCTTCTATGATGTGCAGTTCAAGGAACTGATTTCTGACCTCTACGGGAACCTGAGGGACTTCTGCCTTAAGGCTCTTGGACAGAAGACTGATAAAGGG CTGTTGTCCGGCTGCGGCATTGTCTACTGCAGGACTAGAGAGACTTGTGAACAGCTGGCCATAGAGCTCAGTTGCAGGGGTGTGAACGCCAAGGCTTACCACGCAG GGCTGAAGGCTTCTGAAAGAACACTGGTGCAGAACGAGTGGATGGAGGAGAAGGTCCCTGTAATTGTTGCAACCATCAGTTTTGGAATGGGAGTGGATAAAGCCAACGTCAG GTTTGTCGCCCACTGGAATATTGCCAAGTCAATGGCTGGATACTACCAGGAGTCTGGCCGGGCTGGTAGGGATGGAAAGCCTTCCTGGTGCCGTCTCTATTACTCTAGGAATGATCGGGACCAAGTTAGCTTTCTGATCAGGAAGGAAGTATCGAAACTTCGG GAAAAGAGAGGGAACAAAGCATCTGATAAAGCCACTCTCTTGGCCTTCGATGCCCTGGTGACTTTCTGTGAAGAATTGGG CCCAAGCCTGGCTCCCTTCATCCCTGGGTTGGCATCTGGGAGGCTGCTGGGCACAGGTCCCAGCACTGCTCATCATCCGAGCAGCATGTCAGAGGATGTGGGGAAATCCCTTGGCTTCTCCCAGCAGACAGCTGCTTTTTTTCCTTGA
- the ERLN gene encoding endoregulin: MDQIIVQKSDWKDEFWENPWEKGGLAVIGLFITTVLLLILFAIVFGWLQRIEDNSYEED; the protein is encoded by the coding sequence ATGGACCAAATAATAGTGCAGAAGTCAGATTGGAAGGATGAGTTCTGGGAGAACCCCTGGGAGAAGGGGGGCCTGGCAGTGATTGGCTTATTCATCACTACAGTCCTGCTTCTCATCCTGTTTGCTATTGTGTTTGGTTGGCTCCAACGGATAGAAGACAACTCATATGAAGAGGACTGA